From Salinibacterium sp. ZJ450, one genomic window encodes:
- a CDS encoding ATP-dependent endonuclease — protein sequence MDLALDVRRHLVLVGANDVGKSSLLRCLDLALGASTAGLYSRITPDDFRDRAAELLIEVDLIDFSADEKAHFPDEINQDPRLPQPVLTIRLEAQLDQAETLQVRRYSPKSGNERQLSREQLQTLGWKMIGATQSGARDFRDDRNSSFEDILAAIDLSDERPEFEDAVDGFQNKLNDSIVLGELRAKLATQLSKAVPSRIEADNLRFVSRSIADEDLLADVRLQMIRDGVTRGMAEQSDGARALFAIAMYDLVSEAANVVAVDEPEIHLHPTSQRSLANLLRSSSNQKVIATHSPDIVGAFSPEEIAVVRRGGLVKQAGENFLDGDAKLAARWWVRDKLEPLTSSFVLLVEGPSDRIVVRRVGQLVGNDLDRHGISVVETDGSRSVPNARKVFGPDGFDVPIRMLIDDDAVQDTADAFGVDKGDLSSHGVIVSMPDLEAEYSAAIGGEALWNRLVASGEFKPNQLLLCTASGPGGTYTAEDVAAFCRRKNFKVQAALIVAATLTAAEATAVTSINALLAGITSAD from the coding sequence ATGGACCTCGCACTGGATGTCCGCCGACACCTTGTGCTGGTCGGTGCTAACGACGTAGGCAAATCATCGCTGCTTCGGTGCCTCGATCTTGCTCTTGGGGCAAGTACTGCCGGACTTTACTCCCGAATCACGCCCGATGACTTTCGGGACCGAGCCGCGGAACTCCTCATCGAAGTGGACCTCATCGACTTCTCCGCCGACGAGAAGGCGCACTTTCCAGACGAGATCAACCAGGATCCCAGACTGCCGCAACCTGTGCTCACCATCAGGCTTGAAGCGCAGCTCGACCAAGCGGAAACGCTTCAAGTTCGCAGGTATTCTCCGAAGAGCGGGAACGAGCGGCAGCTGAGCCGCGAACAGCTGCAAACGCTCGGCTGGAAGATGATCGGGGCCACACAGTCGGGTGCTCGCGACTTCAGGGACGACCGCAACAGCTCATTCGAGGACATCCTCGCCGCCATTGATCTGAGCGATGAACGCCCCGAGTTTGAAGACGCGGTCGACGGATTCCAGAACAAACTGAACGACTCGATCGTTCTGGGGGAGCTTCGTGCGAAGCTTGCCACCCAGCTCTCGAAGGCGGTGCCGTCACGAATCGAAGCGGATAATCTGCGGTTCGTTAGCCGGAGTATTGCTGATGAAGACCTGCTTGCAGATGTGCGGCTTCAGATGATTCGCGACGGCGTCACGCGCGGTATGGCCGAGCAGTCGGATGGTGCCCGGGCGCTCTTCGCAATCGCGATGTACGACCTCGTCTCGGAAGCAGCCAACGTCGTAGCCGTCGATGAGCCCGAGATCCACTTGCACCCGACCAGCCAACGCAGCCTCGCCAACCTACTTCGGTCCTCGTCCAACCAGAAGGTGATCGCGACACATTCGCCTGACATCGTCGGAGCGTTCTCGCCGGAGGAAATTGCCGTCGTGCGGCGTGGTGGGCTTGTGAAACAGGCGGGAGAGAACTTTCTCGACGGCGATGCGAAGCTCGCTGCGCGGTGGTGGGTGCGTGACAAGCTTGAACCGCTCACGTCTTCTTTCGTGCTCCTCGTGGAGGGTCCATCGGACCGAATCGTCGTTCGGCGCGTCGGGCAGCTCGTCGGAAACGATCTCGACCGGCATGGGATCTCCGTCGTCGAGACTGACGGCAGCCGGTCCGTGCCGAACGCAAGGAAGGTATTCGGACCCGATGGCTTTGACGTGCCGATCCGGATGCTCATCGACGACGACGCGGTCCAGGACACTGCGGATGCTTTCGGCGTAGATAAGGGCGACCTCTCCTCTCATGGGGTCATCGTCTCGATGCCAGATCTCGAGGCTGAGTACTCAGCAGCCATCGGCGGCGAAGCGCTTTGGAATCGGCTTGTCGCGTCCGGTGAGTTCAAGCCCAACCAGCTGCTGCTCTGCACCGCATCGGGTCCAGGTGGCACGTACACGGCCGAGGATGTCGCAGCATTCTGCCGCCGGAAAAACTTCAAGGTCCAGGCGGCGCTCATCGTTGCCGCCACGCTGACCGCCGCCGAAGCCACAGCGGTTACCTCGATCAACGCGCTGCTGGCGGGAATCACCAGTGCGGACTGA
- a CDS encoding UvrD-helicase domain-containing protein: protein MPAPTPRQQEIRDYEGLGLLITAPAGCGKTEALALRVRGLIDRGATSHPRRILILTFTNRAKENIEERLRNYLTHSEVRRHVTISNLHSFAARVIRAHGNVIGVDHTWAIPDSDWVGEQLRALGIPSKQREIVKGYLQEAKLTTRTDAEVLTRIAQSQHPLAIQLEQKRVAEKRLTYDDLPRLADLILRDDGVAALYREHFSSLIIDEFQDLTLQQLSIAQRIGASRITYAGDLAQGIYSFAGANPQMVLDAARAEGIQEIAFAESHRSSPAVLNLVNSLTPMTDGTVLSSSRPESWPGGGLTGHRTFETVEDEAAWIADFAAKIIPLAPSHRIGVVTRVKARREALDSILNEDGHPFSWYRWDDPIFDSHTAPILRSLLRRATDSMLRADDAVKQILELVDPVELHDPTTLESVTAGCTWIQELSIDGSTRAEIRARIKVGEDETLLSAPGLHLLTGHAGKGQQFDWVIVAGMEDDSIPFYLAKTPDAVKEEARVLSVMISRARHGVITTYCERLTKPWGDVVGTTPSRFFGHLNASPSYMGWDAAANWLNNASWEQIAQR from the coding sequence GTGCCCGCACCCACGCCGCGCCAGCAGGAGATTCGCGATTACGAGGGCCTTGGCCTACTGATCACAGCACCCGCCGGATGTGGGAAGACTGAAGCCCTCGCTCTCCGGGTTCGAGGTCTCATAGATCGTGGCGCAACCAGTCATCCGCGGCGCATCCTCATCCTCACGTTCACCAACCGCGCCAAGGAGAACATCGAGGAACGCCTCCGCAACTACCTGACCCACAGCGAGGTTCGTCGTCATGTCACGATAAGCAACCTTCACAGTTTCGCAGCGCGTGTAATTAGGGCGCACGGCAATGTGATCGGTGTCGACCACACGTGGGCCATTCCTGACTCCGACTGGGTAGGTGAGCAGCTTCGCGCCCTGGGGATACCCTCCAAGCAGCGGGAGATTGTGAAGGGGTACCTCCAAGAGGCGAAGCTCACAACCCGAACCGACGCCGAAGTCTTGACCCGCATCGCGCAAAGCCAGCACCCTCTTGCGATCCAACTCGAGCAGAAACGAGTCGCGGAAAAGCGCCTTACCTACGATGATTTGCCGCGCCTCGCAGATCTCATCCTTCGCGATGACGGTGTTGCTGCGCTGTATCGTGAGCACTTCAGTAGCCTCATCATTGACGAGTTTCAAGATTTGACGCTGCAGCAGTTGAGCATCGCGCAACGCATCGGCGCCAGCCGCATCACCTATGCCGGCGACCTAGCCCAAGGCATCTATAGCTTCGCCGGCGCGAACCCGCAGATGGTCCTGGACGCTGCACGCGCCGAAGGCATCCAAGAGATCGCGTTCGCGGAGTCGCACCGGTCCTCCCCGGCGGTGCTTAACCTTGTGAACTCGCTCACGCCAATGACCGACGGAACCGTGCTTTCCAGTTCACGGCCCGAATCATGGCCGGGCGGCGGACTCACCGGTCATCGCACATTCGAGACCGTCGAAGACGAAGCAGCTTGGATCGCGGACTTCGCCGCCAAAATCATCCCCTTGGCGCCCTCACACCGAATCGGCGTCGTCACTCGCGTGAAGGCTCGTCGCGAGGCGCTCGACAGCATCCTCAACGAAGACGGGCACCCGTTCTCGTGGTACCGATGGGACGACCCCATCTTCGACTCCCATACCGCGCCGATCCTCAGATCTCTCCTGCGGCGCGCAACTGACAGCATGCTGAGGGCCGATGACGCCGTCAAACAGATCCTCGAGCTCGTCGACCCCGTTGAACTTCATGATCCGACGACGCTGGAAAGCGTCACCGCCGGGTGCACATGGATCCAAGAGTTGTCCATCGACGGCTCGACACGGGCAGAGATCCGGGCACGCATCAAGGTTGGTGAGGATGAGACACTGCTGAGCGCCCCTGGTCTCCACCTGCTCACGGGTCACGCAGGCAAGGGGCAGCAGTTCGACTGGGTCATTGTCGCGGGAATGGAGGACGACTCAATTCCCTTTTACCTCGCGAAAACTCCGGATGCTGTTAAGGAAGAGGCGAGAGTGCTCTCCGTAATGATCTCGCGCGCACGGCACGGGGTCATCACCACCTATTGTGAACGCCTCACGAAGCCCTGGGGAGACGTTGTCGGGACCACACCATCGCGATTCTTCGGGCACTTGAATGCATCACCCTCGTACATGGGATGGGATGCCGCAGCCAACTGGCTCAACAATGCGAGCTGGGAGCAGATCGCTCAGCGGTAG
- a CDS encoding TIR domain-containing protein, with the protein MTLGMSMAAGTETRVVPKPDRVFVVHGRNDAARKSMFQYLRGLGLNPLEWSQAVEMTGEGSPYIGRVLDVAFENAQAIVVLLTPDEIAYLQPQYGDGDGDPETQPSAQARPNVLFEAGMALGRNAARTILVELGELRPFTDVLGRHAIRMGNGVPQRKALASRLRTAGCPVDMTGDDWLTVGDFTPPEKPGGVLPLGRRAPSSERRGASVDAHWYSSGGNKLDQLKVTNNGAVPIFDVRVHVPETLTGVQIWQEDPVHRLPAGKSFTIRAHNSSHSLGAPGPQHFDLNVLGRLEDGREFHQEVFIDAEG; encoded by the coding sequence ATGACCTTGGGGATGAGTATGGCTGCAGGCACGGAAACACGCGTTGTGCCGAAACCTGACCGCGTATTCGTAGTTCATGGGCGTAATGACGCGGCACGCAAGTCGATGTTCCAGTATCTGCGGGGGCTAGGGCTGAACCCGCTCGAATGGAGTCAAGCGGTCGAGATGACGGGCGAAGGATCGCCCTATATCGGCCGTGTTCTTGACGTCGCTTTTGAGAATGCGCAGGCGATTGTCGTTCTGCTCACTCCGGACGAAATCGCGTATCTCCAGCCGCAGTATGGTGACGGCGACGGCGATCCCGAAACTCAGCCCTCGGCTCAAGCCCGGCCAAACGTGCTTTTTGAGGCTGGAATGGCGCTAGGGCGCAACGCGGCGCGAACGATTCTCGTTGAGTTAGGCGAACTCCGACCATTTACCGATGTGCTTGGTCGCCACGCAATCAGGATGGGCAACGGCGTTCCTCAGCGTAAGGCGCTTGCAAGCCGCCTTCGTACCGCGGGTTGCCCTGTCGACATGACCGGAGATGACTGGCTCACAGTCGGCGATTTCACGCCACCCGAGAAACCCGGTGGGGTGCTTCCACTCGGAAGGCGAGCGCCATCGTCGGAGCGACGAGGAGCCAGCGTTGACGCCCACTGGTATTCGAGCGGGGGGAACAAGCTCGATCAGCTCAAAGTCACCAATAACGGGGCAGTTCCCATCTTTGATGTTCGAGTCCACGTCCCGGAAACGCTCACCGGGGTGCAGATATGGCAGGAGGATCCTGTCCACCGGCTGCCAGCGGGCAAGAGCTTCACAATTCGCGCGCACAATTCGTCACACTCGCTCGGTGCCCCAGGACCGCAGCACTTTGATCTCAATGTGCTCGGCCGCCTCGAAGACGGTCGCGAATTCCACCAAGAAGTGTTCATCGATGCAGAGGGGTAA
- a CDS encoding ABC transporter ATP-binding protein — protein MARTVNRSAGTGKFVSKATAKRSPAKTTTERVGDGTGNARSVNRSAATGKFVTAYTAKNNPGGTITQRV, from the coding sequence ATGGCACGCACTGTCAATCGCAGCGCAGGAACTGGAAAGTTCGTATCCAAGGCGACCGCCAAGCGGTCTCCAGCTAAAACCACCACCGAACGCGTGGGAGATGGAACGGGCAATGCTCGTTCGGTCAATCGCTCGGCGGCGACGGGAAAGTTCGTGACGGCTTACACCGCCAAGAACAACCCGGGGGGCACGATCACCCAGCGCGTCTAG